In the Salinirubrum litoreum genome, one interval contains:
- a CDS encoding Tfx family DNA-binding protein: MDDDLGPDTPREQSSREATPDVDALLEQAGFDPETSVLTRRQAEVLLLRERGVRQSTIADLLGTSRANVSSIESSARTNVEKARETVGFAETLSAPVRVEVAEGTDLYDVPKLVYDACDAAGVKVNHTAPELMKTVSDEAGDAVQGREVREDVLVGVTSEGAVRVRRSSDAPRSD; this comes from the coding sequence ATGGACGACGACCTCGGGCCAGACACGCCGAGAGAGCAGTCTTCCCGCGAAGCGACGCCGGACGTGGACGCGCTGCTCGAACAGGCCGGCTTCGACCCCGAGACCAGCGTGCTCACGCGCCGACAGGCCGAGGTCTTGCTCCTCCGCGAGCGTGGTGTCCGACAGAGCACCATCGCCGACCTGCTCGGTACCTCGCGGGCGAACGTCTCCTCTATCGAGTCGAGCGCCCGCACCAACGTCGAGAAGGCCCGCGAGACGGTCGGGTTCGCCGAGACCCTCTCGGCACCGGTCCGGGTCGAGGTCGCAGAGGGCACCGACCTCTACGACGTGCCGAAACTGGTGTACGACGCCTGTGACGCGGCCGGCGTGAAGGTGAACCACACCGCGCCGGAACTGATGAAGACGGTCTCGGACGAGGCCGGCGACGCGGTACAGGGGCGTGAAGTCCGCGAAGACGTGCTGGTCGGCGTCACCTCGGAGGGTGCGGTCCGGGTCCGGCGGTCGAGCGACGCGCCTCGGAGCGACTGA